TGGACGCCTTCATCTGGAAGGCGGGCAGGGAGCCCGCGTTGCTGGCCCGGCTCGGCTGGGCACGGGCGGGCCAGGGGCCCTCAAACGTCAGCCAGGCGCACAAGGTGGTAGCCATTCCTGGAGGGGGTGAATAGAGCTAGTGGGTCTATGGCTCGACTCCTGCTCGTTTCGAACCGTCTTCCCGTCACCGTCAAGGCGGAGAAGGACACTGTCTCCGTGGTGCGCAGCGCCGGGGGGCTCGCCACCGGGCTCAGCCGCCCGCACGAGCGCTCCGGGGGCATGTGGATCGGCTGGCCCGGGGATGTCTCCCGCCTGACGGACGCCCAGCGCGCGCAGGTGGAGAAGCAGCTGGCGGACCTGCGCTGCGTGCCGCTGTACCTGTCCGCCAGCGAGGTCAGCCGCTTCTACGAGGGCTACTCCAACCGGGTGCTCTGGCCGCTGTGCCACTACATGCTGGACCGCGTCCCCCGGCAGGACCGGGACTGGGACGCCTACCGCAAGGCGAACGAGCGCTTCGCCGACCTGGCCGCGAAGCACTATCAGCCGGGCGACACCATCTGGGTGCACGACTACCAGCTCATGCTGGTGCCCGGGATGTTGCGCCAGCGCCTGCCGCACGCGCGCATCGGCTACTTCCACCACATCCCGTTCCCGTCGTCCGAAATCTTCAGCACGCTGCCCCGGCGCGGGGAGCTGCTCAAGGGCCTGTTGGGCGCGGACCTCATCGGCTTCCACGCGGTGAGCTACGTGCGGCACTTCTCCGGCACGCTGCTCAGGCACCTGGGGCTGGACACGGACATCGACCGCGTCCTCTTCCAGGGGCGCGAGGTGCGCGTGGGCGCCTTCCCCATGGGCATCGACGCCACCGCCTTCGAGACGCTGGCGCGCGAGCCCGCGGTGCTGGACGAGGTGAAGACGCTGCAGGAGCGCGCCCGCGGCGAGCGGCTGCTCGTGGGCATCGACCGGCTGGACTACACCAAGGGGATTCCCCGGCGCCTGCTCGCGGTGCAGCGCGTGCTGGAGCGCCAGCCGTCCCTGCGCGGGCGCCTGCGCTTCATCCAGGTGGCCGTGCCCAGCCGCACGCAGGTGCAGGCCTATGCCGAGTACCGCGAGACGGTGGACGAGCTGGTGGGCCGCATCAACGGGCTCTACGGCACCGTGCACAGCACGCCCGTGCACTACCTCTACCGCTCGCTCAACGAGAAGCAGCTGGTGAGCCTCTACCGCGGCGCGGACGTGATGCTGGTGACGCCTGTTCGCGACGGCATGAACCTGGTGGCCAAGGAGTTCTGCGCGGCCCGTCCGGATGATGACGGCGTGCTCATCCTCAGCGAGTTCGCGGGCGCGGCGGCGGAGATGCGCGACGCGCTGCTGGTGAACCCCTACGACGTGG
This DNA window, taken from Corallococcus coralloides DSM 2259, encodes the following:
- a CDS encoding bifunctional alpha,alpha-trehalose-phosphate synthase (UDP-forming)/trehalose-phosphatase — protein: MARLLLVSNRLPVTVKAEKDTVSVVRSAGGLATGLSRPHERSGGMWIGWPGDVSRLTDAQRAQVEKQLADLRCVPLYLSASEVSRFYEGYSNRVLWPLCHYMLDRVPRQDRDWDAYRKANERFADLAAKHYQPGDTIWVHDYQLMLVPGMLRQRLPHARIGYFHHIPFPSSEIFSTLPRRGELLKGLLGADLIGFHAVSYVRHFSGTLLRHLGLDTDIDRVLFQGREVRVGAFPMGIDATAFETLAREPAVLDEVKTLQERARGERLLVGIDRLDYTKGIPRRLLAVQRVLERQPSLRGRLRFIQVAVPSRTQVQAYAEYRETVDELVGRINGLYGTVHSTPVHYLYRSLNEKQLVSLYRGADVMLVTPVRDGMNLVAKEFCAARPDDDGVLILSEFAGAAAEMRDALLVNPYDVEGMADAIEQALEMPGPERQERMRCLRAGVKARDVHWWVARFLDRLQGLPSVAEKPPLPDGMLAVDKLKGPGRKVLFLDYDGTLVGFAPTPELAAPDEELMTLLRELSARPDLSVHIVSGRPRETLDAWFGELPVGLHAEHGLWSRMRRGQAWQALPGVSFEWKPKVKPVLDAFAARVTGSFVEEKTASLAWHYRKVDAEFGALQARELRLLLYEQFSEEPMHILPGDRVVEVRPKGVNKGRVVPEVLKDEAPDVRVVAMGDDVTDEDLFAAVPPGGITVHAGNKHTRAAYRVEGPPEVRRFLKALLGK